One segment of Brassica napus cultivar Da-Ae chromosome C3, Da-Ae, whole genome shotgun sequence DNA contains the following:
- the LOC125583167 gene encoding uncharacterized protein At3g43530-like has product MQPMQPLEFYFKSSEFPKTWKIQTKCFVTKTVDVIKDKPEAQWFTSHPQFRHFFHMPDEDNLKLQGMWMLLMCTICTPEDDVAWFAVNGVPIRYSMREHALISGLNCGDYPPNYEKLGSYKFVDYYFHDRKKITISDVKQKMLSMPPCPDRLKMTVLFFLGRVIRGKPKDCGHLDLFILRMVDNLEACRSFPWGSSNI; this is encoded by the coding sequence ATGCAACCAATGCAACCCCTTGAGTTCTACTTCAAAAGCAGTGAGTTTCCGAAGACTTGGAAGATACAAACTAAGTGCTTTGTGACCAAGACAGTAGATGTCATCAAGGATAAGCCTGAGGCTCAATGGTTCACAAGCCATCCTCAGTTTCGACATTTCTTCCACATGCCAGATGAAGATAACCTGAAGCTCCAAGGGATGTGGATGTTACTCATGTGCACCATTTGTACTCCAGAAGATGATGTTGCATGGTTTGCGGTTAATGGTGTACCCATCCGCTATTCTATGAGGGAGCATGCCCTCATCTCTGGCTTAAACTGCGGTGATTATCCACCAAACTACGAGAAGTTGGGGAGTTATAAGTTTGTGGATTATTACTTCCATGACAGAAAGAAGATCACCATCAGTGATGTGAAGCAGAAGATGTTGTCTATGCCGCCGTGTCCAGATAGATTGAAGATGACTGTCTTGTTTTTTCTTGGTCGGGTTATCAGAGGAAAGCCGAAGGATTGTGGACATTTAGACCTCTTCATATTAAGGATGGTGGACAATTTAGAAGCTTGCAGATCATTTCCTTGGGGGTCGTCTAACATTTGA
- the LOC106356400 gene encoding probable inactive serine/threonine-protein kinase fnkC, with protein sequence MFHSFETKRGVKQFLPTAWFTAQWASYGYISEGGECVFRIDVFVAPPFNKWENFSYDENISNPIFNWNITYVSTIHIDPYTSEPFSSGGRNWVSKVYPNGYGIGTGNSLSPYLLSESNGNDYVRAKLQVLNQYSSNHVEKQVEGWSNVAENGWGFDKFISLSDLEDRTKIFVVNDLLKVEVTIMAFSKTNSI encoded by the exons ATGTTTCATTCGTTCGAGACGAAACGGGGAGTGAAACAGTTTCTACCAACAGCGTGGTTCACGGCACAATGGGCATCATATGGATACATTTCGGAGGGCGGTGAATGTGTGTTTAGAATAGACGTCTTCGTTGCTCCACCTTTTAACAAATGGGAAAACTTCTCCTATGATGAAAATATCAGCAATCCCATTTTTAATTGGAACATCACATATGTCTCTACCATTCATATCGACCCTTACACATCCGAACCATTCTCTTCCGGAGGCAGAAACTG GGTGTCGAAGGTGTATCCAAATGGATATGGTATTGGAACGGGTAATTCTTTGTCACCTTACTTGTTGAGTGAGTCTAATGGAAATGATTATGTTCGAGCTAAGCTACAAGTTTTGAATCAGTATTCATCCAATCATGTGGAGAAACAAG TTGAGGGATGGTCTAATGTAGCAGAAAATGGATGGGGTTTCGATAAGTTTATATCTCTTTCCGATCTTGAAGATAGAACCAAAATTTTCGTTGTGAATGATTTGCTCAAAGTTGAAGTCACGATCATGGCCTTCTCTAAAACAAACTCCATCTAA
- the LOC106407491 gene encoding E3 UFM1-protein ligase 1 homolog has translation MDEELLELQRQFEFAQQVKSSVRLSDRNVVELVQKLQELRVIDFDLLHTVTGKEYITQEQLKNEIATEISKLGRVSVIDLADTIGVDLYHVEKQAQDVVLSDPGLMLVQGEIISQSYWDSIAEEINERLQECSQISVAELAGQLQVGSELVQSVLEPRLGTLVKARLEGGQLYTPAYVARVTAMVRGASRGIFVPSNLSALWAPLQQLVQEMNGSSGVAVENAFFQSIFNRLLKEEEMLGSLRAGTHWTPSVFAVAQKECVDSFFSQNSYIPYETMQKLGISQAVQFLQSRYPDGKPLSAAFIHSSMIEMLDSTTEDAIEQNSWIDSLSVLPASFTSQDANKILLLCPSVQSALKAEKALILAESYVISSGFIKGIYDQIEKEAEAFSIQASTASLIDHPSKSSESQESIPANTDKGSKKKKGKSASMKTATVETVPDDEEEARPKSKRNQKKGRDSSSSQKLDAKAGGKKESVKAQEGNNFIPPDGWVMKKIVDSVPEFEDEGVENPDSILKHLADLMRPMLINSLKERRKKIFTENADRMKRLMDDLQKKLDESFLNMQLYEKALELFEDDQSTSAVLHRHLLKTTAATIADTLLHDLDILNKLKNGIEVGDSKAQDPVLLESFERMALAKNLNGSLSRKALALVEALEGKRVDAFMTTFRDLAEESGLVLKKLDKKLERTLLHAYRKDLISQVSTESDPVALLAKVVSLLYIKAHNKALQAPGRAIAAAISHLKDKLDESTYKTLTDYQTATVTLLTLMSASTGEEHDCSADRILSKRELLESQMPVLRSLVLGDSQPQQS, from the exons ATGGATGAAGAGTTGTTGGAATTGCAGCGACAGTTCGAGTTCGCTCAGCAGGTGAAGTCAAGCGTCAGATTATCCGATCGAAACGTCGTCGAATTGGTTCAGAAGCTTCAGGAGCTTCGCGTCATCGACTTCGATCTCCTCCACACCGTCACCGGAAAAGAATACATCACTCAG GAGCAATTGAAGAATGAAATCGCCACAGAGATCAGTAAACTGGGCCGTGTCTCCGTCATCGATCTGGCGGATACGATCGGGGTTGATTTGTATCATGTGGAGAAGCAAGCACAAGATGTGGTCTTGAGTGATCCAGGGCTAATGCTTGTCCAGGGAGAGATCATATCACAAAGCTATTGGGACTCAATCGCAGAAGAGATCAACGAGAGGCTCCAAGAATGCAGCCAAATCTCTGTGGCTGAACTTGCTGGTCAGTTACAGGTTGGCTCTGAGTTGGTGCAATCCGTTTTAGAGCCTCGCCTTGGAACTTTG GTGAAAGCAAGGCTAGAAGGTGGACAGTTATATACGCCTGCTTATGTAGCACGTGTTACCGCTATGGTTCGAGGTGCTTCCAGGGGTATCTTTGTTCCTTCCAATTTGTCTGCTTTGTGGGCGCCTTTACAACAGTTGGTGCAAGAAATGAATGGATCTAGTGGAGTCGCTGTTGAGAATGCGTTTTTTCAGTCTATATTTAACCGTCTGCTGAAGGAAGAGGAGATGCTTGGATCACTACGTGCTGGCACCCATTGGACTCCTTCT GTTTTTGCAGTTGCTCAAAAGGAATGCGTAGACTCTTTCTTCTcacag AATTCTTATATTCCCTATGAGACCATGCAGAAGCTTGGGATTTCTCAAGCCGTGCAGTTCTTACAG TCTAGATATCCAGATGGTAAACCTTTATCTGCAGCATTTATTCATTCTTCGATGATTGAGATGCTGGATTCTACAACCGAGGATGCTATTGAACAAAACAGCTG GATCGATTCCCTCTCTGTATTGCCTGCGTCATTCACATCACAGGATGCAAACAAGATTCTGCTTCTTTGTCCCTCCGTCCAATCAGCTCTCAAG GCTGAGAAAGCACTTATCCTGGCTGAATCCTATGTCATAAGCAGTGGGTTCATAAAG GGCATATATGATCAAATTGAGAAAGAGGCAGAAGCTTTTAGCATCCAAGCTTCTACTGCTAGTCTGATAGATCATCCAAGCAAATCTTCAGAGTCGCAAGAAAGCATACCTGCTAATACAGATAAAggatcaaagaagaagaaaggcaaGTCTGCCAGCATGAAGACAGCAACCGTAGAAACTGTTccagatgatgaagaggaagcCCGTCCTAAATCTAAGAGAAACCAGAAGAAAGGCAGGGATTCATCCTCGTCACAGAAGTTGGATGCGAAAGCAGGAGGCAAGAAAGAGTCCGTTAAGGCGCAAGAAGGTAATAACTTTATCCCCCCAGACGGATGGGTGATGAAAAAGATCGTCGACTCTGTGCCTGAGTTTGAAGATGAAG GTGTGGAGAACCCAGATTCAATTCTCAAGCATTTAGCTGATCTTATGAGACCGATGCTCATTAACTCATTAaaggagagaagaaagaaaatctTCACAGAAAATGCAGATAGAATGAAACGCTTGATGGATGATCTTCAGAAAAAGCTTGATGAG TCGTTTCTAAATATGCAGCTGTACGAAAAAGCGCTAGAGCTATTTGAAGATGACCAATCGACTTCA GCTGTTTTACATAGGCATCTGCTGAAAACAACAGCAGCTACAATTGCTGATACACTACTTCATGACTTG GACATCCTCAACAAGTTGAAGAATGGTATTGAGGTTGGAGATTCCAAAGCTCAAGATCCAGTTTTGCTGGAGTCTTTCGAAAGAATGGCCCTT GCTAAAAATCTCAACGGTTCACTCTCGAGAAAGGCCCTTGCATTAGTTGAGGCCTTGGAAGGGAAG CGTGTAGACGCATTCATGACCACCTTCAGAGACCTGGCAGAGGAAAG TGGATTGGTCTTGAAAAAGCTTGACAAGAAACTGGAAAGAACTCTCCTACATGCATATCGCAAG GATTTGATATCTCAAGTTTCTACCGAATCAGACCCTGTTGCACTTCTCGCCAAAGTTGTCTCTCTCCTCTATATTAAG GCGCACAATAAAGCTTTACAAGCCCCAGGTAGAGCTATTGCTGCAGCTATTTCACACTTGAAG GATAAACTTGATGAATCTACGTACAAAACTTTGACCGATTACCAAACAGCAACTGTAACTCTTCTTACTCTGATGTCGGCTTCAACCGGAGAG GAACATGATTGCTCAGCAGACAGAATCCTCAGCAAAAGGGAGCTCCTCGAGAGTCAAATGCCTGTCCTTAGATCCCTTGTCCTGGGAGACTCACAACCACAACAATCTTAG
- the LOC106407328 gene encoding nudix hydrolase 9 gives MAKIAEGSRYQLLLSCPYGLSLSQVSVDFSKSHDRIQHPDHDLEDSIAQAWEQRTQGNSSLFNGQKFRFGSFCLDGAAGTNELPHVCLRLGLTDYRTFVGTNLSSQWEKFLVTSQDDCVRCRHTSSPLGNAAVIETSDQKIIVLRRSDNVGEFPGHYVFPGGHPEPMSVGIDSHQLEKDGEGLNKKVTQEMFDSITREVVEETGIPASSLSSPLFIGISRRELNVRPAMFFFIKCSHHSDDIPRLYSSAEDAFESTQLHTVSLEVLKTMTSRMPGCHHGGFALYELLLQRLKSTNGTPLTST, from the exons ATGGCGAAAATAGCAGAAGGGTCAAGATACCAGCTTCTCCTCTCATGTCCTTATGGCCTCTCTCTATCTCAG GTGTCGGTGGATTTCTCGAAATCTCATGATCGGATTCAACATCCAGATCACGATCTTGAAGATTCTATTGCACAG GCTTGGGAGCAGAGAACACAGGGCAATTCGTCATTGTTCAATGGACAAAAATTCAGA TTTGGATCATTTTGTTTAGATGGTGCTGCTGGTACCAACGAACTCCCACACGTCTGCCTTCGCCTTGGCCTGACTGATTACAG GACTTTTGTAGGAACGAATTTGAGCTCTCAGTGGGAGAAGTTCCTTGTTACATCACAAG ATGACTGTGTAAGATGTCGACATACATCAAGTCCATTGGGTAATGCTGCGGTTATCGAGACTTCTGACCAGAAGATTATTGTGTTACGCCGGAGTGATAATGTCGGGGAATTTCCAGGTCACTACGTGTTTCCTGGTGGCCATCCAGAG CCGATGTCAGTAGGAATTGATTCTCATCAGCTTGAAAAAGATGGAGAGGGTTTAAACAAGAAGGTGACTCAAGAAATGTTTGACAGCATTACTCGTGAAGTTGTGGAAGAAACTGGGATACCAGCATCATCCCTT AGCTCTCCTCTCTTTATTGGAATCTCTCGGAGGGAGTTGAATGTGAGACCAGCAATGTTTTTCTTCATCAAGTGTAGTCACCATTCAGATGACATTCCGAGACTATATTCTAGTGCTGAAGATGCGTTTGAGTCAACACAGCTCCACACTGTCTCTTTG GAGGTGCTGAAGACAATGACATCAAGAATGCCAGGTTGCCACCATGGTGGCTTTGCACTCTATGAACTGTTGCTTCAACGTCTCAAGAGCACTAATGGAACGCCTTTAACATCGACCTAA
- the LOC106407409 gene encoding exosome complex exonuclease RRP46 homolog yields the protein MEIDREDGRTPNQLRPLACSRNILHRPHGSASWSQGDTKVLAAVYGPKSGTRKNENPEKACFEVIWKPKSGQIGKAEKEFEMILKKTIQSICVLTVNPNTTTSVIIQVVHDDGSLLPCAINAACAALVDAGIPMKHLAVAVCCCLADSGYVVLDPNKLEEKKMTAFAYLVFPNTTLSVLPEVEGEPVEHGIITSVTHGVMSVDDYFLCVENGRAATASLSAFFRKNFQQSQGASSKAG from the exons ATGGAGATTGACAGAGAAGATGGCAGAACGCCGAATCAGCTGAGACCCCTTGCTTGTTCCCGTAACATCCTTCATCGTCCTCATGGCTCTGCTAGCTGGTCCCaag GGGATACAAAAGTTCTAGCTGCAGTTTATGGACCTAAATCTGGAACGAGGAAGAACGAGAACCCTGAGAAGGCTTGCTTTGAAGTCATTTGGAAGCCTAAATCCGGGCAGATTG GAAAAGCCGAAAAGGAGTTTGAGATGATACTGAAAAAGACGATACAGAGTATTTGTGTCCTGACCGTGAATCCAAATACCACCACCTCCGTCATCATTCAG GTTGTACATGATGATGGTTCT CTTCTACCGTGTGCCATAAACGCAGCATGTGCAGCTCTTGTAGATGCTGGAATACCTATGAAGCATCTCGCTG ttgcTGTATGTTGTTGCCTGGCTGATAGTGGATATGTCGTACTCGACCCAAACAAGCTTGAAGAAAAG AAAATGACGGCTTTTGCTTATTTAGTCTTTCCAAATACAACTCTCTCTGTTCTTCCGGAAGTGGAAGGCGAGCCAGTAGAGCATGGTATTATTACATCAGTTACGCATGGAGTAATGTCAG tgGACGACTACTTCCTGTGTGTAGAGAACGGTCGTGCTGCTACGGCTAGTTTGTCTGCATTTTTTAGGAAGAACTTCCAACAAAGCCAAGGAGCTTCTTCCAAAGCTGGTTAG
- the LOC106407579 gene encoding 17.6 kDa class I heat shock protein 3, translating to MSLIPSFFGGRRTNVFDPFSLDLYDPFEGFSTPSGMTNTTSKDVAAFTNAKVDWRETPEAHVFKADLPGLKKEEVKVEVEDGNILQISGERSSENEEKNDKWHRVERSSGKFMRRFKLRENAKVEEVKASMENGVLSVTVPKMPERKPEVKSIDISG from the coding sequence ATGTCTCTAATCCCAAGCTTTTTCGGTGGCCGAAGAACAAACGTGTTCGACCCATTCTCGCTAGACCTGTATGACCCCTTCGAAGGATTCTCAACGCCTTCAGGGATGACAAACACAACCTCCAAGGACGTGGCAGCGTTCACAAACGCGAAAGTGGACTGGAGGGAGACACCAGAGGCGCACGTGTTCAAGGCGGACTTGCCGGGGCTGAAGAAGGAAGAAGTGAAGGTGGAGGTTGAAGATGGCAACATACTTCAGATAAGTGGAGAGAGAAGCAGCGagaatgaagagaagaatgacAAGTGGCACCGTGTGGAGAGGTCAAGTGGGAAGTTCATGAGGAGGTTTAAGTTGCGGGAGAACGCGAAGGTAGAAGAAGTAAAAGCTAGTATGGAGAACGGTGTGTTGTCGGTCACGGTGCCTAAGATGCCTGAGAGGAAGCCTGAGGTCAAGTCTATTGACATCTCCGGCTAA